One window of Flavobacterium dauae genomic DNA carries:
- the purH gene encoding bifunctional phosphoribosylaminoimidazolecarboxamide formyltransferase/IMP cyclohydrolase encodes MNTTKQIQSALISVFDKNGLEPIVRELHKNNVTIYSTGGTETFIKDLGIPVVPVEDVTSYPSILGGRVKTLHPKVFGGILNRQDNETDVQQMKDYAIPQIDLVIVDLYPFEKTVASGADETAIIEKIDIGGISLIRAGAKNFKDTVIVASVEEYATFLNFYTEGNGTTTLAQRKYLATKAFHTSSHYDGAIFNYFNQEAQEPILKISESEAQTLRYGENPHQKGTFFGNFDEMFDKLHGKELSYNNLLDVDAAVNLMNEFKADAPTFAILKHNNACGVAQKPTMKEAYLAALAGDPTSAFGGVLIANGNIDKATAEEVNKLFCEIVIAPSYDNDAVTILQEKKNRIILVIKNVELPKTQVRTCLNGILLQDKDNVTDTKEHLTNVTTLVPTAEQVEDLLFASKICKHTKSNTIVLAKNKQLCASGTGQTSRVDALRQAIEKANSFAFDLNGAVMASDAFFPFPDCVEIAKNAGITAVIQPGGSIKDNLSIDYCNENQMAMVTTGIRHFKH; translated from the coding sequence ATGAATACAACTAAACAAATTCAATCGGCACTAATTTCGGTATTTGACAAGAACGGATTAGAGCCAATTGTACGAGAATTACATAAAAATAACGTAACTATTTATTCTACAGGCGGAACCGAAACTTTTATAAAAGATTTAGGTATCCCAGTTGTACCAGTAGAAGACGTTACTTCATATCCATCAATTTTAGGCGGACGTGTAAAAACGTTGCACCCAAAAGTTTTTGGTGGAATTTTGAACCGCCAGGATAATGAAACCGATGTTCAGCAAATGAAAGATTATGCTATTCCGCAAATTGATTTAGTTATTGTTGATTTATATCCTTTTGAAAAAACAGTAGCTTCGGGTGCTGATGAAACAGCCATCATTGAAAAAATTGACATTGGCGGAATTTCATTAATTCGTGCCGGAGCTAAAAATTTCAAAGACACGGTTATTGTTGCATCGGTTGAAGAATATGCTACGTTTTTAAACTTTTACACAGAAGGAAACGGTACCACAACCTTGGCTCAACGTAAATATTTAGCTACAAAAGCATTCCATACTTCATCTCATTACGACGGAGCTATTTTTAACTATTTTAACCAAGAGGCTCAAGAACCTATTTTAAAAATTAGTGAAAGTGAGGCACAAACATTGCGTTATGGAGAAAATCCACATCAAAAAGGAACTTTTTTTGGAAATTTTGACGAAATGTTTGATAAATTACACGGAAAAGAATTATCTTACAACAATTTATTAGATGTTGATGCCGCTGTTAATTTAATGAATGAATTTAAAGCCGATGCTCCTACATTTGCAATCTTGAAACATAATAACGCCTGTGGTGTAGCTCAGAAACCAACAATGAAAGAAGCATATTTAGCAGCATTGGCAGGCGATCCTACTTCAGCTTTTGGCGGGGTATTGATTGCTAATGGAAACATTGACAAAGCAACGGCAGAGGAAGTTAATAAATTGTTCTGCGAAATTGTCATCGCTCCTTCATATGATAATGATGCGGTGACCATTTTACAAGAAAAGAAAAACAGAATTATCTTGGTAATAAAAAATGTTGAACTTCCTAAAACACAAGTTCGCACGTGCTTAAACGGTATTTTATTACAAGATAAAGATAACGTTACAGATACTAAAGAACACTTAACAAACGTTACCACTTTAGTACCTACGGCTGAACAGGTTGAAGATTTATTGTTTGCTTCAAAAATCTGCAAACACACCAAATCAAATACTATTGTATTGGCTAAAAACAAGCAATTATGTGCCTCTGGTACAGGACAAACATCTCGTGTTGATGCTTTACGTCAGGCTATTGAAAAAGCAAATTCTTTTGCTTTTGATTTAAACGGAGCTGTTATGGCAAGCGATGCGTTTTTTCCTTTCCCTGATTGTGTGGAAATTGCAAAAAATGCAGGTATTACAGCAGTTATTCAACCAGGTGGATCAATTAAAGACAATTTAAGCATTGATTATTGTAACGAAAACCAAATGGCTATGGTAACCACAGGTATTCGTCACTTTAAACATTAA
- a CDS encoding rod shape-determining protein — MGFFDFMTEEIAMDLGTANTLIIHNGKVVVDSPSIVARNRVSGKIIAVGKEASLMQGKTHDNIKTIRPLKDGVIADFDASEKMINLFIKSIPALKKKLFTPALRMVVCIPSGITEVEMRAVKESCERVNGKEVYLIHEPMAAAIGIGVDIMQPKGNMIVDIGGGTTEIAVLALGGIVCDKSVKIAGDVFTNDIIYYMRTQHNLFVGEGTAEKIKIEIGAAIEDLDQGPEELMVQGRDLLTGKPKQVNVSYREIAKALDKSIQRIEDAVMETLSQTPPELAADIYNTGIYLAGGGSMLRGLDKRISQKTDLPVYIAEDPLRAVVRGTGVVLKNIEKFKSILIK; from the coding sequence ATGGGATTTTTTGATTTCATGACCGAGGAAATTGCAATGGACCTTGGTACTGCAAACACTTTAATTATACATAACGGAAAAGTTGTTGTTGACAGCCCTTCTATTGTTGCCCGTAACCGAGTGTCGGGAAAAATAATTGCTGTGGGTAAAGAGGCTAGTTTAATGCAAGGAAAAACACATGACAACATTAAAACCATACGTCCGTTAAAAGATGGGGTTATTGCAGATTTTGATGCTTCTGAAAAAATGATCAATTTGTTCATTAAAAGTATTCCGGCATTAAAAAAGAAACTATTCACACCGGCATTACGTATGGTAGTTTGTATTCCGTCAGGTATTACCGAAGTTGAAATGCGTGCCGTTAAAGAATCGTGCGAACGTGTAAACGGTAAAGAAGTTTATTTGATACACGAACCTATGGCAGCGGCTATTGGTATAGGTGTTGATATTATGCAACCAAAAGGTAATATGATTGTTGATATAGGTGGAGGTACTACCGAAATTGCCGTTTTGGCATTAGGGGGTATTGTTTGTGACAAATCGGTTAAAATTGCCGGTGATGTTTTCACGAACGATATTATTTACTATATGCGTACACAACACAATTTATTTGTGGGTGAAGGAACAGCAGAAAAAATTAAAATAGAAATTGGTGCGGCTATTGAAGATTTAGATCAGGGACCGGAAGAATTAATGGTTCAAGGTCGTGATTTGTTAACAGGTAAACCAAAACAAGTAAATGTATCTTACAGAGAAATTGCAAAAGCGTTAGATAAATCAATTCAACGGATTGAAGATGCCGTAATGGAAACATTATCGCAAACGCCACCAGAATTAGCTGCCGATATTTACAACACAGGTATTTATTTAGCAGGCGGTGGATCTATGTTAAGAGGTTTAGATAAGCGTATCTCTCAAAAAACAGATTTACCGGTTTATATTGCAGAAGATCCTTTACGTGCTGTTGTTCGCGGTACAGGAGTTGTGCTTAAAAACATTGAGAAATTTAAGAGTATTCTTATAAAATAA
- the mreC gene encoding rod shape-determining protein MreC — translation MQQIIYFISKNSTKLLFLLLLVVSLYLTIQTHSYHHSQMLHSANVVSGTVYEKTNNITEYLHLKDENNRLAEENAHMKQILYNSQLIVDSTFAVNPEIRIAQDYKLFQAKIIKNSFFKKDNYLTIKGGKINGVKKDMGVINSKGVIGIVENVSTNYATVQSILNTHTKISAKISNTDHFGTITWDGKNTGYVQLIDIPKLAALHKGDSIVTGGISTIFPENVPVGLIDKVYTSKNSNFYTISVRLFNDMTNISSVYLIENVHIKEILELEEETINE, via the coding sequence ATGCAGCAAATCATTTATTTTATATCTAAAAACAGTACCAAGCTACTGTTTTTGCTGCTTTTAGTAGTTTCATTGTATTTAACAATACAAACACACTCCTATCATCACAGTCAAATGCTTCACAGTGCAAACGTTGTTTCGGGTACGGTTTATGAAAAAACAAATAACATTACTGAATACCTACATTTAAAAGACGAAAACAATCGTTTAGCAGAAGAAAACGCACATATGAAACAGATTTTGTACAACAGCCAACTAATTGTTGACAGTACATTTGCTGTAAATCCTGAAATTCGCATTGCACAAGATTACAAGCTGTTTCAAGCAAAAATCATTAAAAATTCATTCTTTAAAAAAGATAATTATTTAACAATTAAAGGCGGTAAAATAAATGGGGTTAAAAAAGATATGGGCGTAATTAACTCTAAAGGAGTTATAGGAATTGTTGAAAACGTGTCAACCAATTATGCAACAGTACAAAGTATTCTTAACACGCATACAAAAATTAGTGCTAAAATAAGTAATACCGATCACTTTGGAACCATTACCTGGGACGGTAAAAATACAGGATATGTACAACTGATCGACATTCCAAAACTGGCGGCATTACACAAAGGCGACTCTATTGTTACCGGAGGAATTTCAACCATTTTTCCTGAAAACGTACCAGTTGGATTAATTGACAAGGTTTACACTTCAAAAAATTCCAATTTTTACACCATTAGCGTACGCCTGTTTAATGACATGACCAACATTAGTTCGGTTTACTTAATTGAAAATGTACACATTAAAGAAATTTTAGAACTTGAAGAAGAAACAATAAATGAATAA
- a CDS encoding rod shape-determining protein MreD gives MNNTTVLNTLRFIVLVFFQVTVFNNIHFFGYITPYPYILFILLYPLNVNRHLFLIFSFLLGLVLDIFNNSGGVHTTACITLAYVRQSLLKMSFGYSYEFHMMRITDKISKELVTYVITSVLIHHTVLIVLEIFNINFVWEIILRIITSSIFSILLIFLIIGLIKSPRR, from the coding sequence ATGAATAATACCACTGTTTTAAATACGCTGCGTTTTATTGTTCTTGTATTTTTTCAGGTAACAGTATTTAACAATATCCATTTTTTTGGATACATAACTCCATATCCGTACATTTTATTCATTTTGTTGTATCCGTTAAATGTAAACCGCCATTTATTTTTAATATTCAGCTTTTTGCTTGGTTTGGTTTTAGATATTTTCAACAATTCAGGCGGTGTGCATACCACTGCGTGCATCACTTTGGCTTATGTTAGGCAAAGTCTGTTAAAAATGTCATTTGGCTACAGTTATGAATTTCATATGATGCGTATTACCGATAAAATTTCAAAAGAACTGGTTACCTATGTGATAACAAGCGTATTAATCCATCATACCGTATTAATTGTTCTCGAAATTTTTAACATTAATTTTGTATGGGAAATAATACTACGCATTATCACCTCTTCTATATTTAGTATTTTATTAATTTTCTTAATAATAGGATTAATTAAATCACCGCGAAGATGA
- the mrdA gene encoding penicillin-binding protein 2, with amino-acid sequence MRKLLFPIITIAAAIIIVARLFYLQIVDDSFLKKADINALKIVYEYPERGYIYDRTGQLLVANQPSYDIMVIPREMKNTDTLELCNILEITKDDFIKKIEKAKVYSPRLPSVFLAQLTKTEFAAFQEKIRHFKGFYIQKRNLRDYQVDFGANVFGYIRQINEMELERKPYYKSGELIGMTGVEQAYEEDLRGIRGVHYIQKDKFNKEIGPFKEGIYDTVAVKGNDVTITLDKDLQKYGEELMIRKRGGIVAIEPKTGEILALVTAPSYDPGMLVGRDRSKNYRAIDSIPGKPFFDKVLQGQFPPGSPFKILTGLIGLQEEVIDTETRFPCSHGFYYARGAFMACHDAGSWNLHAAIAKSCNTYFAQTFMRTINKYPTSAQGVDAWYNHLKSFGLDNYMGYDLPSGQKGNIPNSKFYKRWYPNGGWKSTTIISNAIGQGEIQMTPIQLANVMCAVANEGYYYTPHIIKKIKNKQIDKSFVQRKQTTIDKQYFRPVIEGLAEVYKTGTASRLQIPDIDICGKTGTVENFATVDGEKVKLQDHSVFLAFAPKENPKIVVAVFIENGGWGASWAGPIASLMIEKYLKKEITRTDLEKRMFEGDLSDKYILKDISEKQREERERLKRLEKERLLKLKAKQNGKN; translated from the coding sequence ATGAGAAAGCTTCTATTTCCCATAATCACTATTGCAGCCGCAATAATCATTGTGGCAAGGCTTTTTTATTTACAGATTGTCGATGATTCTTTCTTGAAAAAGGCCGATATCAATGCACTTAAAATTGTATATGAATATCCCGAACGCGGCTATATTTACGATCGAACCGGTCAGCTTTTAGTTGCCAACCAGCCCAGTTACGATATTATGGTTATTCCGCGTGAAATGAAAAATACCGACACGCTGGAGCTATGCAACATTTTAGAAATTACCAAAGATGATTTTATAAAAAAAATAGAAAAAGCAAAAGTTTATTCTCCACGGCTTCCATCCGTTTTTCTGGCACAGTTAACCAAAACCGAATTTGCTGCCTTTCAGGAAAAAATTCGTCATTTTAAAGGATTTTATATTCAGAAAAGAAATTTACGCGATTATCAGGTTGATTTTGGTGCAAATGTTTTTGGATACATTCGTCAAATAAACGAAATGGAACTGGAAAGAAAACCCTATTACAAATCGGGTGAATTGATTGGTATGACCGGTGTTGAGCAGGCTTATGAGGAAGATTTACGTGGAATTCGCGGTGTTCATTATATCCAAAAAGATAAATTCAACAAAGAAATTGGCCCTTTTAAAGAAGGAATTTACGATACCGTTGCCGTAAAAGGAAACGATGTTACTATTACATTAGACAAAGATTTACAGAAATACGGCGAAGAATTAATGATTCGCAAACGCGGAGGAATTGTCGCTATTGAACCTAAAACAGGCGAAATTTTAGCTTTAGTTACAGCTCCTTCATACGATCCGGGAATGCTTGTTGGCCGTGATCGTTCAAAAAATTATAGGGCAATAGACAGTATTCCGGGTAAACCCTTTTTTGATAAAGTTTTGCAAGGTCAATTTCCACCTGGTTCTCCCTTTAAAATTTTAACAGGTTTAATTGGTTTGCAAGAAGAAGTAATTGATACCGAAACCCGCTTTCCTTGCTCACATGGTTTTTATTATGCAAGAGGAGCTTTTATGGCTTGTCACGATGCAGGAAGTTGGAATCTACATGCTGCCATTGCAAAATCATGCAACACCTATTTTGCCCAAACCTTTATGAGAACCATAAACAAATATCCTACATCAGCACAAGGTGTAGATGCCTGGTACAATCACTTAAAAAGTTTTGGGTTAGATAATTATATGGGATACGATTTGCCATCCGGACAAAAAGGAAATATTCCAAATTCTAAATTTTATAAACGCTGGTACCCTAACGGAGGCTGGAAAAGTACCACTATTATATCAAACGCCATTGGTCAGGGAGAAATTCAAATGACCCCCATTCAATTGGCAAATGTTATGTGTGCCGTTGCAAACGAAGGCTATTATTACACGCCACATATCATCAAAAAAATTAAAAATAAACAAATAGACAAATCGTTTGTACAAAGAAAACAAACCACCATTGACAAACAATACTTTCGTCCGGTAATTGAAGGTTTAGCCGAAGTGTACAAAACCGGGACGGCAAGCCGATTACAAATTCCTGATATTGATATCTGTGGAAAAACTGGAACGGTAGAAAACTTTGCAACGGTTGATGGCGAAAAAGTAAAACTTCAAGACCATTCCGTGTTCTTAGCATTTGCACCCAAGGAAAATCCTAAAATAGTAGTTGCTGTTTTTATAGAAAATGGTGGTTGGGGAGCAAGTTGGGCAGGACCTATTGCTTCTTTAATGATTGAAAAATATCTGAAGAAAGAAATTACCCGAACCGATTTAGAAAAAAGAATGTTTGAAGGTGATTTGTCTGATAAATATATATTAAAAGATATTTCGGAAAAACAAAGAGAAGAAAGAGAACGTTTAAAACGTTTAGAAAAAGAACGACTATTAAAATTAAAAGCCAAGCAAAATGGTAAAAACTAA